A genomic segment from Xyrauchen texanus isolate HMW12.3.18 chromosome 21, RBS_HiC_50CHRs, whole genome shotgun sequence encodes:
- the LOC127661942 gene encoding repulsive guidance molecule A-like isoform X2: MVMGKGAGPSALEVCKFLVVFLCLFPAATLQCKILKCNSEFWASTSSSGPEEEFCTALRAYNNCVRRTARTCRGDLAYHSAQHGIEDLMSQHNCSKEGPTTQPRARTPPPPAQPPPQPDIHVPSDGPEVCHYERSLPRDTAPPNYTHCGFFGDPHLRTFNDDFQTCKVEGAWPLIHNKYLSVQVTNTPVVPGSSATATSKLTIIFKNFQECVDQKMYHAETDELPAAFADGSKNGGDRHGANTLRVVEKVPGQHVEIQARYIGTTIVVRQVGRYLTFAVRMPEEVVNSVEDQDNQDLYLCLHGCPANQQIDFRTFRMRAAESHGLGRGRPGSPAHGFTYLSAMAKCKERLPVEDLYFQSCVFDLISSGDINFTLAAYYAFEDVKILHSNKDKYHLFERDTIFNSASKNIGISFFVLFSLVTAKLWTDLCSIYL, encoded by the exons ATGGTTATGGGGAAAGGAGCAGGACCATCCGCGCTAGAAGTCTGCAAGTTCCTTGTGGTGTTTCTCTGTCTGTTTCCAGCAG CAACTCTGCAGTGTAAGATCCTCAAGTGTAACTCAGAGTTCTGGGCCTCCACCTCCAGCTCTGGCCCAGAAGAAGAGTTCTGCACAGCTCTGCGAGCATACAACAACTGTGTCCGACGCACTGCCCGTACATGCCGGGGAGACCTGGCCTACCATTCAGCCCAACATGGTATAGAGGATCTAATGAGCCAACACAACTGCTCCAAAGAAGGGCCCACTACCCAACCTCGTGCACGGACGCCCCCTCCCCCAGCCCAGCCACCACCCCAACCAGACATCCACGTACCGTCGGATGGTCCAGAGGTGTGCCACTACGAGCGGAGTCTACCACGTGACACTGCACCCCCAAATTACACTCATTGTGGCTTTTTTGGAGACCCACACCTTCGCACATTCAACGATGACTTTCAGACTTGTAAAGTTGAGGGAGCCTGGCCACTGATTCACAATAAGTACCTGTCTGTGCAGGTTACGAACACTCCTGTTGTGCCTGGGTCTTCTGCTACAGCTACTAGCaag CTAACAATCATCTTCAAGAACTTTCAGGAGTGTGTAGACCAGAAGATGTACCATGCAGAGACCGATGAGCTTCCAGCTGCTTTTGCTGATGGTTCAAAGAATGGAGGTGACCGCCATGGGGCCAACACCCTACGTGTGGTAGAAAAGGTGCCTGGACAACATGTGGAGATCCAGGCACGATACATTGGCACCACTATTGTAGTTCGGCAGGTTGGCCGCTACCTCACCTTTGCAGTGCGGATGCCAGAGGAGGTGGTGAATTCGGTGGAAGACCAAGACAACCAGGATCTTTACCTGTGTCTGCATGGTTGCCCTGCCAACCAGCAAATTGACTTCAGGACTTTTAGAATGCGGGCTGCAGAGAGCCATGGCTTAGGTAGGGGCCGGCCAGGCAGCCCTGCCCATGGCTTCACCTACCTGTCAGCCATGGCCAAGTGCAAAGAACGTCTTCCAGTCGAGGATTTGTATTTCCAATCTTGTGTTTTTGACCTGATATCTTCTGGGGACATCAACTTTACCCTGGCTGCCTACTATGCCTTTGAGGATGTTAAAATTCTACATTCAAACAAGGACAAGTACCATCTCTTTGAAAGAGATACAATATTCAATTCTGCCTCCAAAAACATTGGTATTAGCTTCTTTGTCCTTTTCAGCCTTGTTACCGCAAAGTTGTGGACGGACTTGTGTTCCATTTATCTGTAG
- the LOC127661942 gene encoding repulsive guidance molecule A-like isoform X1, which translates to MHSKRERREVLSRAGWMVMGKGAGPSALEVCKFLVVFLCLFPAATLQCKILKCNSEFWASTSSSGPEEEFCTALRAYNNCVRRTARTCRGDLAYHSAQHGIEDLMSQHNCSKEGPTTQPRARTPPPPAQPPPQPDIHVPSDGPEVCHYERSLPRDTAPPNYTHCGFFGDPHLRTFNDDFQTCKVEGAWPLIHNKYLSVQVTNTPVVPGSSATATSKLTIIFKNFQECVDQKMYHAETDELPAAFADGSKNGGDRHGANTLRVVEKVPGQHVEIQARYIGTTIVVRQVGRYLTFAVRMPEEVVNSVEDQDNQDLYLCLHGCPANQQIDFRTFRMRAAESHGLGRGRPGSPAHGFTYLSAMAKCKERLPVEDLYFQSCVFDLISSGDINFTLAAYYAFEDVKILHSNKDKYHLFERDTIFNSASKNIGISFFVLFSLVTAKLWTDLCSIYL; encoded by the exons ATGCATTCGAAAAG GGAGAGGAGAGAAGTGCTGTCCCGTGCTGGATGGATGGTTATGGGGAAAGGAGCAGGACCATCCGCGCTAGAAGTCTGCAAGTTCCTTGTGGTGTTTCTCTGTCTGTTTCCAGCAG CAACTCTGCAGTGTAAGATCCTCAAGTGTAACTCAGAGTTCTGGGCCTCCACCTCCAGCTCTGGCCCAGAAGAAGAGTTCTGCACAGCTCTGCGAGCATACAACAACTGTGTCCGACGCACTGCCCGTACATGCCGGGGAGACCTGGCCTACCATTCAGCCCAACATGGTATAGAGGATCTAATGAGCCAACACAACTGCTCCAAAGAAGGGCCCACTACCCAACCTCGTGCACGGACGCCCCCTCCCCCAGCCCAGCCACCACCCCAACCAGACATCCACGTACCGTCGGATGGTCCAGAGGTGTGCCACTACGAGCGGAGTCTACCACGTGACACTGCACCCCCAAATTACACTCATTGTGGCTTTTTTGGAGACCCACACCTTCGCACATTCAACGATGACTTTCAGACTTGTAAAGTTGAGGGAGCCTGGCCACTGATTCACAATAAGTACCTGTCTGTGCAGGTTACGAACACTCCTGTTGTGCCTGGGTCTTCTGCTACAGCTACTAGCaag CTAACAATCATCTTCAAGAACTTTCAGGAGTGTGTAGACCAGAAGATGTACCATGCAGAGACCGATGAGCTTCCAGCTGCTTTTGCTGATGGTTCAAAGAATGGAGGTGACCGCCATGGGGCCAACACCCTACGTGTGGTAGAAAAGGTGCCTGGACAACATGTGGAGATCCAGGCACGATACATTGGCACCACTATTGTAGTTCGGCAGGTTGGCCGCTACCTCACCTTTGCAGTGCGGATGCCAGAGGAGGTGGTGAATTCGGTGGAAGACCAAGACAACCAGGATCTTTACCTGTGTCTGCATGGTTGCCCTGCCAACCAGCAAATTGACTTCAGGACTTTTAGAATGCGGGCTGCAGAGAGCCATGGCTTAGGTAGGGGCCGGCCAGGCAGCCCTGCCCATGGCTTCACCTACCTGTCAGCCATGGCCAAGTGCAAAGAACGTCTTCCAGTCGAGGATTTGTATTTCCAATCTTGTGTTTTTGACCTGATATCTTCTGGGGACATCAACTTTACCCTGGCTGCCTACTATGCCTTTGAGGATGTTAAAATTCTACATTCAAACAAGGACAAGTACCATCTCTTTGAAAGAGATACAATATTCAATTCTGCCTCCAAAAACATTGGTATTAGCTTCTTTGTCCTTTTCAGCCTTGTTACCGCAAAGTTGTGGACGGACTTGTGTTCCATTTATCTGTAG